One window of the Microplitis demolitor isolate Queensland-Clemson2020A chromosome 10, iyMicDemo2.1a, whole genome shotgun sequence genome contains the following:
- the LOC128668725 gene encoding putative mediator of RNA polymerase II transcription subunit 26 — translation MGRVCAVKNCNSGSAADKKRRSELNLKSPGFFKVPQCPLKRQQRIDSLTTELNDRQYVCDLHFQNDAIQNSYLTNLPNGEVNKIVKGRITRMPGSVPLIVNVKQSSIIGDCKIQALNESSKMRQLIHEQHEQNLQFQAIGEHQGQLLYEISEKPKSLHEKHKQNQEQHVIEEDRDKSLNKTSEKLESLHEQDHHQQQQQQVIEEHQDQFSNETFEKPKSVIEQDQQQQVIEEQFNFDDMRTENQEQSYHKNQENEQINNILPQYRLPVKRKLKYPDENETLKRQKYSEHDIDINRQINFDNDTEIMAIIIELNKLFPIGWSFLPGINQLIAIQFDRIKFKERVRLVLNDDHFVSVTFLENYKKKIDRQIKSVNDLIECLKSMEQKKLCTGTGYDKKSYSLKCYADVTDKYKRCQACPRCQECQKLRLNLQKVEKSRILNTENKIKRKTSKATNLGLYKKTKRIQQQLQLSTLKLRSIQKNKNCV, via the exons TGTCCATTGAAACGTCAGCAGCGGATAGACTCGTTAACAACAGAATTAAACGACCGTCAGTATGTTTGTGATTtgcattttcaaaatgatgcAATTCAAAATTCCTATCTCACAAATTTACCAAACGGTGAAGTAAACAAAATTGTAAAAGGTAGAATAACTCGTATGCCAGGATCAGTTCCACTGATTGTCAATGTCAAACAATCTTCAATTATTGGTGACTGTAAAATCCAAGCTTTGAATGAGTCATCAAAGATGCGTCAATTAATTCATGAGCAACATGAACAAAACCTGCAGTTTCAAGCTATTGGAGAACACCAGGGTCAATTGTTGTATGAGATATCAGAGAAACCTAAATCACTACATGAGAAACATAAACAAAACCAAGAGCAACACGTAATTGAAGAGGACCGAGATAAATCGTTGAATAAGACATCGGAGAAGCTTGAATCACTACATGAACAAGATCAtcatcagcagcagcagcagcaagtTATTGAAGAACACCAGGAccaattttcaaatgaaacaTTTGAGAAGCCTAAGTCAGTAATTGAACAAGATCAGCAGCAGCAAGTAATTGAAGAACAATTTAACTTCGATGACATGAGAACAGAAAACCAGGAACAATCGTATCACAAGAATCAAGAAAATGAACAAATCAATAACATTCTACCGCAATATAGATTACCAGTGAaacggaaattaaaatatcctGATGAAAATGAGACATTGAAGCGTCAAAAATATTCTGAGCATGATATTGATATTAACCgtcaa ataaattttgataatgatactgaaattatgGCCATCATTATTGAACTGAACAAGTTGTTTCCAATTGGTTGGAGCTTTTTACCTggtattaatcaattaatagcGATTCAGTTTGAtcgtattaaatttaaagaaagaGTACGGTTGGTCCTAAATGACGATCATTTTGTAtcg gttacatttttagaaaattataaaaaaaaaattgatagacaaataaaatcagtcaatgatttaattgagtgtttaaaatctatggaacaaaaaaaattatgcactGGAACTGGATATGACAAAAAAAG ttattcATTAAAATGTTATGCTGACGTGACTGACAAATACAAACGTTGTCAAGCTTGTCCGAGATGTCAAGAATGTCAAAAACTacgtttaaatttacaaaaagtagaaaaaagtCGAATCCTTAATACtgagaacaaaataaaaagaaaaacttcTAAAGCTACCAATTTAGGactctataaaaaaacaaaacgtATTCAACAACAg ctgCAATTATCTACGTTAAAATTACGTAGTATtcagaaaaacaaaaactgTGTATGA